The following are from one region of the Synechococcus sp. CBW1108 genome:
- a CDS encoding peroxiredoxin-like family protein encodes MGPGQRRLVVLLPQLGDFDSIEYAQALVPALPQLASAAITVLAIGIGQAAGADRFCQFTGFPRERLLVDADPQLHRALGLYEGLQQIGGPWPNLLLMCAGIGSPGTLAEVLRGYTGDRAAPQRIADDETIQAGPLPPIKGSFFARAGGTGFQRPFELATVRLRNMGEVLGHWRTYVPCDDFLTQRGGTFLLEKDDTLLYSFKDRGILGFSATMARPLSFLDPYLA; translated from the coding sequence ATGGGGCCGGGCCAGCGCCGCCTGGTGGTGCTACTACCCCAGTTGGGGGATTTCGACAGCATCGAATACGCCCAGGCCCTGGTCCCCGCCTTGCCACAGCTGGCGTCTGCCGCCATCACCGTGCTGGCGATCGGCATCGGCCAGGCCGCCGGAGCCGATCGCTTTTGCCAGTTCACAGGCTTTCCCCGCGAGCGCTTGCTGGTAGACGCAGACCCGCAGTTGCACCGTGCCCTGGGCCTCTACGAAGGCCTGCAGCAGATCGGCGGCCCCTGGCCGAACCTTCTGTTGATGTGCGCCGGCATCGGCTCCCCCGGCACCCTGGCCGAGGTGCTGCGCGGCTACACGGGCGATCGAGCAGCTCCCCAGCGAATCGCCGACGATGAGACCATCCAGGCCGGCCCCCTGCCGCCGATCAAGGGCTCGTTTTTCGCCAGGGCGGGCGGGACAGGATTCCAGCGCCCATTCGAGCTGGCCACAGTGCGACTGCGCAACATGGGCGAAGTGCTGGGCCACTGGCGCACCTACGTGCCATGCGACGACTTCCTCACCCAGCGCGGCGGCACCTTCCTGCTGGAAAAGGACGACACCTTGCTCTACAGCTTTAAAGACCGCGGCATCCTCGGCTTTTCGGCAACCATGGCCAGGCCGCTCAGCTTCCTGGATCCTTACCTCGCCTGA
- a CDS encoding methyltransferase domain-containing protein, protein MTGTHLESLERKSPDLQSALAVPLPQLWGGLGQRQLRPELMDQPGLDPQAHQAALLGLARINALTRSAACFFPAIRRLASQLPSKRLRLLDVACGGGDTVRAIARLGRREGLDLEVHGCDISAEAVALASAAAEAEGLEAHFFQADAIGAPLPGGYHLITTSLFLHHLREADAEALLRSMAAATLDQLLVHDLIRSHLDLLLTWAGTRLLSRSPIVRIDGPLSVGGAFELEEVAQLARAAGLTDARISRFWPERFLLSWSRNAPSS, encoded by the coding sequence GTGACAGGAACCCACCTGGAGAGTTTGGAGCGCAAGTCCCCTGATCTCCAGTCGGCCCTGGCGGTGCCACTGCCCCAGTTGTGGGGTGGCCTGGGCCAACGGCAGCTGAGGCCTGAGCTGATGGATCAGCCTGGCCTCGATCCCCAGGCCCATCAGGCAGCCCTGCTTGGCCTGGCCCGCATCAATGCACTCACCCGCAGTGCCGCCTGCTTCTTCCCCGCCATCCGGCGCCTGGCGAGCCAGCTGCCATCGAAGCGGTTGCGCCTCCTGGATGTGGCCTGCGGTGGGGGCGACACGGTGCGGGCCATCGCTCGCCTGGGGCGCAGGGAGGGTCTCGATCTGGAGGTACACGGCTGCGACATCAGCGCCGAAGCCGTCGCCCTCGCCAGCGCAGCGGCCGAGGCGGAGGGCCTCGAGGCCCATTTCTTCCAGGCCGATGCGATCGGGGCCCCACTCCCAGGCGGGTATCACCTAATCACCACGTCCCTGTTTCTGCATCACCTCAGGGAGGCCGATGCGGAAGCCCTACTGCGCTCCATGGCAGCAGCCACGCTCGATCAGCTGTTGGTGCACGACCTAATCCGCAGCCATTTAGACCTGCTGCTCACCTGGGCCGGCACCCGGCTGCTGAGTCGCTCGCCGATCGTGCGGATCGATGGACCACTCTCTGTAGGTGGGGCCTTTGAGCTCGAGGAAGTGGCCCAGCTGGCGAGGGCAGCTGGACTAACTGACGCGCGGATCAGCCGTTTCTGGCCGGAGCGCTTCCTGCTCTCCTGGAGCCGCAATGCACCCAGCTCCTGA
- a CDS encoding NAD(P)/FAD-dependent oxidoreductase: MHPAPEPLLEQIAPCWDVVVVGAGPAGALAAHGLASLGVRVLLVEQRNFPRWKVCGACLSPQALAALRAAGLAELVAAEGGIHLQQLQLGLAGLVNPIALGGGRVLSRARLDLALLQAAKAAGATVLTGTRAMLGAPAAGLGPWREVVLQKGNARRSVNAKVVLIAAGLTHRALGGEAEINTKIEPHSRMGAGCELPGEAAALTRGVLQMAVGRGGYVGLVRVEGGAINLACAFDRALLQRSGGAAGACQQILAEAGFAPLPALEEAAWQLTAALSRRTRPLASHRLLLLGDAAGYVEPFTGEGMGWALTCSLAALPLVLRAMEHWDSSIESDWRRLHHRWVTQRQTFCRALAQLLRHPGASWGLHRLAGTFPSIAGSMIGLLQRPALPCSTA, translated from the coding sequence ATGCACCCAGCTCCTGAGCCACTGCTGGAGCAGATCGCGCCCTGCTGGGATGTGGTGGTGGTGGGTGCTGGACCGGCCGGCGCCCTGGCGGCCCATGGCCTGGCCAGTCTCGGCGTAAGGGTACTGCTGGTGGAGCAGCGGAATTTCCCCCGCTGGAAGGTCTGTGGGGCCTGCCTCAGCCCCCAGGCCCTGGCTGCCCTTAGGGCCGCTGGCCTGGCCGAGCTGGTGGCAGCAGAGGGGGGCATTCATCTGCAGCAACTGCAGTTGGGGTTGGCTGGCCTGGTGAACCCGATCGCCCTAGGAGGAGGCCGGGTTCTGTCCCGCGCACGCCTGGATCTGGCGCTGCTGCAAGCGGCTAAAGCTGCCGGCGCCACGGTGCTGACGGGCACCCGGGCCATGCTGGGCGCGCCAGCCGCTGGCTTAGGGCCATGGCGGGAGGTGGTGCTGCAAAAAGGCAACGCTCGCCGGAGTGTCAACGCCAAGGTGGTGTTGATTGCGGCGGGTCTCACCCACCGCGCCCTGGGGGGCGAGGCGGAGATAAACACCAAGATCGAACCCCATAGTCGGATGGGGGCCGGGTGTGAGCTGCCCGGGGAAGCTGCCGCCCTTACGCGCGGTGTGCTGCAGATGGCCGTGGGCCGGGGCGGCTATGTGGGCCTGGTGCGGGTGGAGGGCGGCGCGATCAACCTGGCCTGTGCCTTCGATCGGGCCTTGCTGCAGCGCAGCGGCGGGGCGGCCGGGGCCTGCCAGCAGATCCTGGCGGAGGCGGGCTTTGCGCCACTGCCCGCCCTGGAGGAAGCGGCCTGGCAGCTCACCGCAGCGCTCAGCCGGCGCACACGCCCCCTCGCAAGCCACCGCCTGCTGCTGCTGGGGGATGCCGCCGGCTACGTGGAGCCCTTTACGGGCGAAGGCATGGGCTGGGCCCTGACCTGCTCCCTGGCAGCACTGCCCCTAGTGCTGCGCGCAATGGAGCACTGGGATAGCTCCATCGAGTCAGACTGGCGCCGCCTTCACCACCGCTGGGTGACGCAGCGGCAGACCTTCTGCCGAGCTCTGGCGCAGCTGTTGCGGCACCCCGGAGCCAGCTGGGGGCTGCACAGGCTGGCTGGGACCTTTCCCTCGATCGCCGGCTCCATGATTGGGCTTCTGCAAAGGCCCGCCCTGCCCTGCTCGACGGCCTGA
- a CDS encoding type III polyketide synthase has protein sequence MPLSLIGLGTAVPQRRLSQRETLELAPQMRDASPRQQLLLERIYQRSGVAHRHCIPLPDATNPSTAERMRRYQPAALELALGASRLALEDAGIEPRAITHLITVSCTGFGAPGFDLALIASLPLAMDVARTHVGFMGCHGAFNGLRVARAFVEADPSACVLLCAVELCSLHLQEGWDPDHIVANALFADGAGAVVAVGSAGGGGGSSRNKGLQLVSSASTVLPGSEELMGWVIGDHGFSMVLSPKVPSRIAADLIPWLECWLATQGLALPQVETWAVHPGGPRILRAVLKSAGLEPAQIDLSAAVLRQFGNMSSATILFILERLRATAGHGPCLALGFGPGLTVEAALLMRR, from the coding sequence ATGCCCCTGTCCTTGATTGGTCTTGGCACAGCGGTGCCGCAGAGGCGCCTCAGCCAGCGGGAAACGCTGGAACTGGCACCGCAAATGCGCGATGCCAGCCCCCGCCAACAACTCCTGCTGGAGCGGATCTACCAGCGCTCGGGCGTGGCGCATCGCCACTGCATCCCCCTGCCTGATGCCACCAACCCCTCCACAGCCGAGCGAATGAGGCGCTACCAGCCCGCGGCGCTGGAGCTGGCCCTGGGAGCTTCCCGCCTGGCCCTTGAGGATGCCGGCATCGAGCCAAGGGCGATCACTCACCTGATCACCGTGTCGTGCACGGGCTTCGGCGCCCCTGGTTTCGACCTGGCCCTAATAGCCAGCCTGCCGCTGGCGATGGATGTGGCCCGAACCCATGTGGGTTTTATGGGCTGCCACGGGGCGTTCAACGGACTGAGGGTGGCGCGGGCCTTTGTAGAGGCCGATCCCAGTGCCTGCGTGCTGCTGTGTGCGGTGGAACTGTGCAGCCTTCACCTGCAGGAGGGCTGGGACCCGGACCACATCGTGGCCAATGCCCTGTTCGCCGATGGGGCCGGTGCTGTGGTGGCGGTGGGTTCGGCAGGCGGTGGCGGCGGCTCGAGCAGGAACAAGGGATTGCAGCTGGTCAGCTCTGCCTCGACGGTGCTTCCTGGCAGCGAAGAGCTGATGGGATGGGTCATTGGGGATCATGGTTTTTCAATGGTGCTCTCGCCCAAAGTGCCCAGTCGCATCGCGGCCGATCTGATTCCATGGCTGGAGTGCTGGCTGGCGACCCAGGGCCTGGCCTTGCCTCAGGTGGAAACCTGGGCCGTGCATCCCGGCGGCCCCCGCATTCTCAGGGCGGTGCTCAAGAGCGCCGGGTTGGAACCGGCTCAAATCGATCTTTCCGCCGCGGTGTTGCGCCAATTCGGCAACATGTCATCGGCCACGATTCTGTTCATTCTGGAGCGACTACGCGCCACGGCCGGCCATGGACCATGTCTTGCCTTGGGCTTCGGGCCGGGCCTCACTGTTGAAGCGGCATTGCTTATGCGGCGGTAG
- the psbA gene encoding photosystem II q(b) protein has translation MTTTIQQRQGASAWNQFCDWVTSTNNRLYVGWFGVLMIPCLLAATICFIVAFIAAPPVDIDGIREPVAGSLMYGNNIISGAVVPSSNAIGLHFYPIWEAASLDEWLYNGGPFQLVVFHFLIGIYAYMGREWELSYRLGMRPWICVAYSAPVAAASAVFLVYPFGQGSFSDAMPLGISGTFNYMLVFQAEHNILMHPFHMLGVAGVFGGSLFSAMHGSLVTSSLVRETTESESQNYGYKFGQEEETYNIVAAHGYFGRLIFQYASFNNSRSLHFFLAAWPVVGIWFTALGVSTMAFNLNGFNFNQSILDGQGRVVNTWADVLNRAGLGMEVMHERNAHNFPLDLAAATATPVALTAPAIG, from the coding sequence ATGACAACCACTATTCAGCAGCGCCAAGGCGCTTCTGCGTGGAACCAGTTTTGCGACTGGGTCACCTCCACCAACAACCGCCTCTACGTGGGCTGGTTCGGTGTGCTGATGATCCCCTGCCTGCTGGCTGCCACCATCTGCTTCATCGTGGCCTTCATCGCCGCACCCCCTGTCGACATCGACGGCATCCGTGAGCCCGTAGCTGGCTCCCTGATGTATGGCAACAACATCATCTCCGGTGCCGTTGTGCCCTCCAGCAACGCCATCGGCCTGCACTTCTACCCCATCTGGGAAGCCGCCAGCCTCGATGAGTGGCTGTACAACGGTGGGCCTTTCCAGCTGGTGGTCTTCCACTTCCTGATCGGCATCTACGCCTACATGGGCCGCGAGTGGGAACTCTCCTACCGCTTGGGCATGCGCCCCTGGATCTGCGTTGCCTACAGCGCCCCTGTGGCAGCAGCGTCTGCTGTGTTCCTGGTGTATCCCTTCGGTCAGGGCTCCTTCTCGGATGCCATGCCCCTGGGTATCTCCGGCACCTTCAACTACATGTTGGTGTTCCAGGCTGAGCACAACATCCTGATGCACCCCTTCCACATGCTGGGTGTGGCTGGTGTCTTCGGTGGCAGCCTGTTCTCTGCCATGCACGGTTCGCTGGTTACTTCTTCGCTGGTTCGTGAGACCACCGAGAGCGAGAGCCAGAACTACGGCTACAAGTTTGGCCAAGAGGAAGAGACCTACAATATCGTGGCTGCCCACGGTTACTTCGGTCGCCTGATCTTCCAATACGCCTCGTTCAACAACAGCCGCAGCCTCCACTTCTTCCTGGCTGCCTGGCCCGTGGTTGGCATCTGGTTCACCGCCCTGGGCGTGAGCACGATGGCCTTCAACCTGAACGGTTTCAACTTCAACCAGTCGATCCTCGACGGCCAAGGCCGCGTGGTGAACACCTGGGCAGACGTGCTGAACCGCGCTGGTCTGGGTATGGAAGTGATGCACGAGCGCAACGCTCACAACTTCCCGCTTGACCTGGCTGCTGCCACCGCCACCCCCGTGGCACTGACCGCACCGGCTATTGGCTGA
- a CDS encoding glycosyltransferase, with translation MPENLQADRDRLRGLAKLRFDLGAFFIGPSEGFCRDLIHLHEESPVDLLVCDSFLMAGAWWSECTGRPWVQLCCTVLTLPSRALAPFGLSLPPNDSWLGRIRNRLLQGLVRNVLFRSLRRRADQARAALSLPPRRPWLFDVVSPHLVLSCTVRSFEYPRADCPRQVLFVGPLLENHEEAFTPPPWWGELDHATVVHVSQGTISNDPAQLLRPTLEALADEPVLVVASTGRLDGGLDALGPLPPNARAAGYIPYGVLLPKVSVVVTNGGFQGVQAALHHGIPMVTAGESEDKPEVCARLQLTGASIDLGTATPEPSAIRSAVRRVLEQPSFRISAAALAQEATEAGGAHGAVDAIEVVLASARE, from the coding sequence GTGCCCGAAAACCTGCAGGCTGATCGTGATCGACTGCGCGGTCTTGCCAAGTTGCGCTTTGATTTAGGGGCGTTCTTCATCGGTCCCTCCGAGGGCTTCTGCAGGGATCTGATCCACCTGCACGAGGAGTCTCCAGTTGACCTTCTGGTGTGCGACAGCTTTCTGATGGCGGGTGCCTGGTGGTCGGAATGCACCGGGCGTCCCTGGGTTCAGTTGTGTTGCACGGTCTTGACGTTGCCCAGTCGCGCGCTGGCACCGTTCGGGCTTTCATTGCCTCCGAATGATTCCTGGCTGGGCCGGATCCGCAACCGACTGCTGCAGGGTCTGGTCCGCAACGTGCTGTTCCGATCGCTGCGCCGCCGCGCTGATCAAGCCAGGGCAGCTCTGTCGCTGCCACCGAGGCGGCCCTGGCTGTTTGATGTTGTCTCACCGCACCTCGTTCTCAGCTGCACGGTGCGGAGCTTTGAGTATCCAAGGGCAGACTGTCCACGCCAGGTGCTCTTTGTAGGACCTCTGCTGGAGAACCATGAGGAGGCGTTCACACCTCCGCCGTGGTGGGGTGAACTCGATCACGCCACGGTGGTTCATGTCAGTCAGGGCACCATCAGCAATGATCCAGCTCAGCTCCTGCGCCCCACGCTTGAGGCACTTGCGGATGAGCCCGTGCTGGTTGTGGCCAGCACAGGCCGCCTTGATGGGGGACTTGATGCCCTCGGTCCACTGCCGCCCAATGCCAGGGCGGCGGGTTACATCCCCTATGGCGTACTGCTGCCGAAAGTCTCCGTGGTTGTGACCAACGGTGGGTTTCAGGGTGTGCAGGCGGCACTGCACCATGGGATTCCGATGGTCACCGCTGGTGAGAGCGAGGACAAGCCTGAGGTCTGTGCGCGATTGCAGCTGACCGGTGCATCGATTGATCTGGGAACGGCAACTCCGGAACCATCGGCCATTAGGTCTGCTGTCAGAAGAGTTTTGGAGCAGCCATCGTTTCGTATCTCGGCCGCAGCTCTCGCCCAGGAAGCTACTGAAGCCGGTGGAGCCCATGGAGCGGTGGATGCGATCGAAGTTGTACTCGCTTCCGCCAGGGAGTGA